The region GAGATGCGCGGATGCGCATTGGATCAAGAACCGACTCTCTGTGTTCGAGCGCCTGGACGAACGTGATAGCGGTCGCGTTCGCCGGTCTGGTGGTTTCGGGTTGCTCCGGCGGCACGGTTCCGACCCGGGAGAAGTTAGCGCCCGGTGAATTGGTGGGCGCAGGCGCGCGTGATATGCTTGCACAAGACGAGGTGCTCCGCCCCGTCAACGCCAAAGGACTGGCCTTGACGAAGCGATCCGAAGGCTTCGAGCCTCGTCTGTACAACGATACAGCCGGGTACTGCACGATCGCGTACGGACGCCTAATCAAGAAATCGCACTGCGACGAAAGCGAGCCGCCCGAGTTCAAGAAGGGTGTATCGGAACCTGAGGGGGCGGAGATCCTCGTGCGCGACATGGCAAGCGCACAGGTCACAGTAATGCACGCCGTCAAGGTCGCGCTTTCCCACAATCAGTTCTCGGCGCTGACGGACTTCGTCTGCAACGTCGGAGGCGCGAATTTCAGGAGTTCGACGCTCCTTCGAAAGGTCAATGGCGGCCACTTCGAGGATGTGCCGACCCAGCTTCGAAGGTGGGTGTTCGCAGGCGGAAAGCTCTGGCCAGGCCTGAAGACCCGCCGGGAAGAGGAAATCACTCTCTTCTTCGATGGAGGGCCTACACCCAAGACGTTCCAGGTGTTGGCGAAGGTGTATCGCCGATCGATATCCAGACAGGCGAGGCAAATTAGATGCGATGGAGAACCCTCGCGCTGATGCAAAATCGTGATGCAAATGGCCAAGTGGCAGCTTCATAGGCATGCAGTGCGTCCGGCGATAGAGTGCTAGCGGACGGGCAACCCTTGCATCGCGACGCAACTCCTCGCACTCACTGGCGAGTCAGACCCAAGTGTCCGCTCATGGCTGAAAGCGGTCGGAAGCTGGCCGAACCCGTGGGAGACCGACTAGTCCCTGATCGGCCCCTCACCGGCCCTCATGAGCCCCCAAACGCCCCTAATAGCCCATCAAGAGGGTTTGAACCCGGTTCCCGTGGCTCCACCACATAGGCATCCGATGTCGTCCAGGCAAGTCCATGCGATGGTCATAAACCCCGCAATTTGCGGGGTTTTTTGTGCGTGCGCATCCGTGGTTGTCCAGTTGAACCCGGCAAGAAAGTGAGTCAGGCTGTGAGTCAGATGGTCGGTGCTGGGGGCGCTGACTCACAAATGGCTGACTCACATGCTCACCGACACTAAGATCCGGACACTCAAGCCGCGCGAAACTGCCTATCGCGTCGCTGAACTGCCTCTGAGCTTGGTAAGGGGGGAATCCCGCGAACGCCGCCAGGATCGAGCGGGCCGCGAAGATCGAGCAGGCGGAGACGACGTTCGGCGCGATCGCTGCCGAACTCCTGGCCAAGCGTGCGAAGGAAGGGCTGAGCCCTGGGTCGGTGAAGCGAGAGCGCCGGTTGATTGAGAAGGACATGGCGGTAATCAGTGGAATGCCGATTACGCCAACCGAGCAGAAGCCCGCCGGGCCGGGATTTCAAAGCATCGCCTCGCCTATTGGGTATTCACCGACGAAGAGAACGACCGGATTCCAAACTTCTACACGCCGATCAACGACTTCATGGACCGGCTTGAGTCGGCACGCCTGATCCGTCGCCTGGCGGCCCCCGTTGGCGAGTGCGAAGTCCTCCCACCCGCCAGCAGCCGGTTGGCATCCGGTCGCCGTCGTGGGTGCGGGAAAAGCTCTCAGCGGCAACCAGTCCGGGCTCCTCGCCCTTTGAGGTGCCAGCACCTAGAATCGATTGTCCGGGGTGGACCAATCGCTGTGTGCTATGTCATTGATTTTAAATGGCGTGTGCATCGTCGCGCCCCTCCGGCCACTCGATTCCGCAGCCGCACCAGGATCCATATCCGTGACAGCCCTCTCCCAGCTTCTCGCCACCTACCGCGCCGCCGCCGTCACCGAACGGGAGAAGGGCACGTACTTCGAGGAGCTGATCCTCACCTATCTGCGCAACGAAGCCACCTACCGCGACCTCTACAGCCAGGTCTGGACGTGGGCAGACTGGGCGCCCGGACACGGGTTCACCGCCAAGGACGACGGCATCGACCTGGTGGCGCAACTCGCCGGCACCGGTGAGTTCCACGCCATCCAATGCAAGTTCTACGACCCGGACTACAAGCTGCAGAAGAAGGACATCGATAGCTTCTTTACCGCTTCCGGGCGAAAGCCGTTCACCCATCGCATCATCGTCAGCAGCACCGACCACTGGTCCGACCACGCGGAGAACGCGCTGGTCGACCAGCAGCCGCCGGTTAGCAAGATCACCCTACACGATCTAGAAGAGAGCCAGATCGACTGGGCGCGATATCAGCCTCGTAAGGCGCCGGTGCTCAAGGCGAAGAAGACTCTGCTCCCGCACCAGGAGACAGCTCTCAAAGAAGTCACCGCTGGCTTGAAGGAGGCCGACCGCGGCAAGCTGATCATGGCCTGCGGCACCGGTAAGACCTTCACCAGCCTCAAGATCGCCGAGGCAATGGCAGGAAAGGGCAAGCGCGTGCTATTCCTCGTGCCCAGCCTGTCGCTGCTGTCGCAGACCCTGACCGAATGGACGCAGGAGAGCGGCATTTCGCTGCACAGCTTCGCAGTCTGCTCCGACAGCGACGTGGGTAAGAAGCGCGGCCGTAAGGAGGACGACGCCGTCCAGACGCTCGCGCACGAGCTGCGCTACCCGGCGACTACGGACGCAAAGCGGCTGGCCCAGGGCGTAGCCCTGCGCCACGACGACGAACACATGACGGTGGTCTTCAGCACCTACCACTCCATCGAGGTCATCCACGATGCCCAGCAAGCGCACGGGTTGCCGGACTTCGATCTGATCGTCTGCGACGAGGCACATCGCACCACTGGCGCCACCTTTGAGGGCGATGATGAAAGCGCGTTCGTGCGCGTTCACGACGCCAGCTACATCCGTTCCACAAAG is a window of Lysobacter antibioticus DNA encoding:
- a CDS encoding lysozyme, producing the protein MTRKEWTTARLILNRVQQAKGDARMRIGSRTDSLCSSAWTNVIAVAFAGLVVSGCSGGTVPTREKLAPGELVGAGARDMLAQDEVLRPVNAKGLALTKRSEGFEPRLYNDTAGYCTIAYGRLIKKSHCDESEPPEFKKGVSEPEGAEILVRDMASAQVTVMHAVKVALSHNQFSALTDFVCNVGGANFRSSTLLRKVNGGHFEDVPTQLRRWVFAGGKLWPGLKTRREEEITLFFDGGPTPKTFQVLAKVYRRSISRQARQIRCDGEPSR